GCGAGGTAGCGATCGATCGCCGCGCTGTCGGCCACCGGGCCGTGACCGGGCACATAGGTCGTGCGGCGGTCCCGCCGCAGCGCACGCACCTGTCGCGTGAGCTCCGTCGGCAGCGCGTCCACGAAGTTCGGGATCATCCCGTTCCAGACCAGGTCCCCGGTGAACACCACCGACGGGTCATCCAGCTCGATGCTCACGTCACTGGTGGTGTGACCGGCGCGCGGCACGATGCGCACTCGCCGCTGTCCGAGATCGATGTCCGTCGCGGCATCCGGCGCCAGGATCAGCGCATCACGCAGCGCCGCCGTCCGCGACTCCACGGCCGGCAGGTTCTTCGCCAGCACCTGCGCGCGCGTGGCGGCGGTGGTGCAGACGCGCGTGGGGAACCCGGTCGCGATGTGCCCGTCCACGCCGTTGGCATGGTCACTGTGGTAGTGCGTGAGCACCACGTGCGTCGGCCAGCGCCCGGTGAGCTGGCGCGCCTGGGACGAGAGCCAGCGCGCGCCCTGCGACGTGAACAATCCCTCCACCACCATCACGCCGTTGCGCCCCGCGATGATGCCGCCGTTCGCGAGCGTGGTCCGGTCGCCACTGAGCGGGTCGGAGACCAGTGCCCAGGTGCCGGGCGCCACCTGCTCCAGCCGCCCCCACGGCTCCGCGGCCACCGTGACGTGGCGCGCGCGCCCGATCCACATCGCCCGCGCCGCCGCCGGTGCGCAGGCGGCCAGCGCCAGATGCGCCGCACAGCTCCCGAGAAAGCCGCGCCGCGAGGTGCCGTGACGGCCCCCGGGCTCAGGCACCGACGACCTGCTGCCGGTGCTCGAGGATGCGCGCCGTGATCAGGTCACCGTGGAACCGGCCGTTCTCGATGAACGTCTTGTTCGCGTCGAAGCCGGACGCCAGCACCCCGGCGATGAAGAGGCCCGCCAGCGGCGTCTCCATCGTCGCCGGGTTGTGCGTGGGAATGCCGGTGTCGGGGTCTATCGGCGCGCGCACCTGTCGCAGCAGCCCGGTCTCCGGCATGTAGCCCAGCATCGTGAAGACGTGCTGCGCGGCCAGCCGCTCGCGCACACCATCACACTCGACCTCCACCCAGTCGGCGCCGATCTCCGTGACCCGGGCGTTGAACCGGGCCGCGATCGCGCCGTCCTTGATGCGCGCCTCGATGTCCGGGCGCACCCACGGCTTCACGTTCGCATCGAGTGCCGGGCCGAAGTGCACCAGCGTCACCCGCGCCCCCGCGCGATACAACTCGAGCGCCGCATCCACCGCCGAGTTGGCACCGCCGACCACCACCACGTCCTGGTCGTACGCCATGTGCCCCTCGAGGAACCGGTAGTGCACATGCGGCTGCCCCTCCCCCGGCACGTCGAGCCGGTTCGGCAGGCCGAAGTACCCCGTCGCGATCACCACCGCCTGCGACTCGGTCACGCGCCGCGCGCCGGACCGCCGCGACGACTCCGTGCGCCAGCGGCCATCACCAAGCTGCGTGAGTGCGTCCACCGTCTCGTACTGGCGCACCCGCACGCCGAAGTGCATCGCGACGGTGCGGTAGTACGCCAGCGCATCGCGGCGGGTGGGCTTGGGGCCGCTCACCGGGAACGGCACCCCGCCGATCGAGATCTTCTCGGCCGTCGAGAAGAACGTCATGTCGGTGGGATACGACGCGATCCCGCTCACGAGGCAGTCACGCTCGATGATCACGTTCGTGAGCCCGGCGCGGTGCATCGCGATCGCGGCCGCGAGCCCGCACGGGCCGGCACCGACGATCACCACGTCCACCGGCTCCGCCGCGGCGGTCATCACGCCACCACCGCATCCATGCCGATCATCTGGTCACGGCGCGTCCCGACGCTCACGTAGGTGATCCGCGTCTCACACAGCGCCTCGATGCGATCCAGGTAGGCCCGCGCCGCCGGTGGCAGGCCATCCAGCGAGCGCACGTCGGCGGTCGAGCACTTCCACCCCTCGAACCACTCGTACACCGGCTCGGCGTGCTCCAGCAGGCCCAGGTCCGCCGGGAACTCGGTGTGGACCTCGCCGTCGATGCGATAGCCCGTGCAGAGGGCGATCCGGTCCAGCGTGTCGAGCACGTCCAGCTTGGTCACGGCCAGGTCGGTGAGGCCGTTCACGCGCGCCGCGAATCGCACCACCACGGCGTCGAACCAGCCGCAGCGGCGCGGCCGCCCGGTGGTGGCGCCGAACTCGGTCCCCAGCGTGCGCATCTGCGTCTGCATCGGCTCGGCGAACTCGGTGGGCAACGGGCCGGCGCCGACACGCGTCGTGTACGCCTTCACCACGCCCAGGATCGCATGCAGCGCCGTCGGCGCGATGCCGACGCCGATCGCCGCACCGCCGGACGTGGTGTTGCTGCTGGTCACGTACGGGTAGGTGCCGTGGTCGATGTCGAGCATGGAGCCCTGCGCCCCCTCCAGCAGCACCGCCGCGCCGGACCGGAGCGCGCGATGCACGGCCAGCCCCACGTCGTCGGCCAGCGCGAGCAACCGCGGCGCGAGCGCCGCCAGCGCCGCGAGTGTCTCCTCGACGTCGGCACGCGTGTCACACTGCATCATCGCGAGCCGGCCGTTGGCATTCGCCACACCCGCTTCCACCAGCGTGCGCAGGCGCGCCGGGTTGCGAAGGTCCAGCACGCGCACGCCGCGGCGCGCCACCTTGTCCTCGTACGTGGGGCCGATGCCGCGCCCGGTGGTGCCGATCGCCTTGCTGGCGGTGCTGGCACCATCCATCAGCTTGTGGTACGGCATCACCAGGTGGGCGCGCTCGCTCACGTAGAGGCGACCCGTCACGTCGATGCCGTCGGCCACCAGCCCGTCGATCTCGCCGAAGAGCTTCTCCGGGTCGAGCACCACGCCGTTGCCGATGGCGCAGCGGACGCCCGGGTGCATGATGCCGCTCGGGATCTGGTGCAGGACGACCTTCCGGTCGCCGATGTGCACCGTGTGGCCGGCGTTGGCGCCCCCCTGGTACCGCACCACCCAGTCGGCGCGCTCGGCGAGGACGTCCACCAGCTTGCCCTTGCCCTCGTCGCCCCACTGGGCGCCCACCACCACCACCGTGCGTCGTGACGCGTCGAACATCGGTATCTCATCCCTGGCGCGCCTGGTCGGCAGCGCACAACTGGCTCGTGTGCCGGCGTGGATGGAGGGCCGTGGACACGGCATCACCGCACGCAAAACGCCACGCGCGTGGAGCGGCGCGTGGCGTTGGCGAAATGTACGGTGCCGCCGGGGACCTGCCACCCCTGCGGGTCGCTCAGCGGTCCGGCTTGTCCCGCAGCGCGATGAACGGGAAGGCGCAGGCCAGCGCCATGCCGAGGATCGGTGCGACCACCGGCCCCATGTTGTAGACCACGTCCATCAGCAGGGACGGCACCACGAGGTACACCTTCACGAAGGCGTACATCCCGGTCAGGATCGACTCGATCATCAGGCGGCTCCGGTTTCAGGGGCAGGCGACGGGCGTGACGGACCGCCCTCGGCAGGCAAACTAACCGGGTTGCAAGCCGTTCCCGAGCCCGCTCAGCGTCCCGCCGCCGCCACCAGCAGCCACCCCCCGATCACGCACCCGGCCACACTCTTCAGCGCCGTCGCCACCGCCCGGCCCACCAGCGCCCCGGTCGCCGCCCGGGTCGCCTTGCCGTGGTTCCGCTCCACGCTGTACTCACCGAGCATCGCCCCCGCGAACGCCCCGGCGAACGCCCCGATCACCGAGCCGACCACCGGCACCGGGATCCCGACGAACGCCCCCACCAGCCCGCCGAGGATCGCGCCCCACGACGCACGCCGCGACCCGCCGTACTTCCGCGTGTACTTCCCCGCCACCGAGAACTCGAGCCACTCGGCCCCCACGGCGATCAGCGTGACCAGCACCAGCGTCACCCACCCGATGGCTGGCGGCGTCACCAGGAAGTGATGCGCCGCGCCAGCGAGGATCATCAGCCAGATCCCCGGCAGGCCGAGCGGGATCATGAGCAGGCCGGCCACCACCGCGGCCAGGAGCACCAGGACGTCAGGAGTCATGCCCGAACTTACGCAGCGCGGGGCGCGCAGTTTCCGGACTGCCTGCCTCACGCCACACGTTCAGCGCGCGGGCGTCGCGGCCAGCAGCGCCCGCAGGCGCGCCCGCACCGGCGCCGTGTTCCAGTCGGCGGCGCCACGATGCCGCTCCACGATCCGGCCCGACCGGTCGATGATCCAGGTGGTCGGCACCATCTCGAACCCGTACACCGCCGGCGGTGGCGCCGCCTCCAGGTACACCGGCAGGCCCGGCGCACGCCGCCGCACGAACGCCTGCACCGGCGCGGCGCGCTGCGGCGCGATCATCGCGAAGGCCAGCCCGGAATCGGGAATCGCGCGCCGCAGCGCACGGAACGACGCCAGCTCGGCCACGCACGGCTCGCACCAGGTGGCCCAGCTGTTCACCACGATCACCCGCCCGCGCAGCCCCGCCAGCGACGCCGGCCGGCCATCCGGCGTGAGCAGCTGCCACGACAGCGCGCCGGACCCCGACTCGGCGGGCACCGCCTGCGCCCGGAGCCGCGACGGCACCGGCAGCAGGACGAGCAGCAGCACGCCCACCCGCGCGACACCGCGCACCTCAGCGGCCCGCCGTGTGCCGCACACCCACCAGCACGCGCCGCCCCTGCAGCGGCCCGAACACGCGCGCGGTGTCGAAGCGGTCACCGAACGGGTTGAACGGGTCGATGATCGCGTCACGCTGCACGTAGTCGAACAGGTTCTTCACCGCGATGTACAGGTCCGGCCCACCGCGTGCGCGGTGCGTGAACTGCAGGTGCTGTTCCGTGAACCACGGTGAGCGCGACGGCAACCCCTCGAAGCGCGGCAGCGCCGCCGGTCCCTGGGCACGACCGGTCCAGTCCACCGTCAGGCCAAGCCGGTCGATCCGGTACGCCACCGAGAACACCAGCTGCGCCCGCGGCGCGAACGGCAGCGGGCGCGTGCCGCCACTGTCACGCACGTACACGTCCTGCAGCGTCAGCCCCGCACTCACCGACAGGGGCTGGCGCAGCGTGGCATACGCCGCCGCCGCCGACATACCACGCGTCACCGCGCCGCCGCGCAGGTTACGGTAGATGATCAGGTCGGGATCGCTGTCGAAGTCACCGGTGATGCGGTTGCTGAAGCGCGTCGCGAACAGGTCGAGGTCGAGCGTGAGCGCATCCTCCACCCCGCCCACGTCCACGATCCGGTTCACGCCGAACGTCAGCGTCGCCGATCGTTCGGGCTGCAGCGCCTCGTCCACGCGCACCTCGCGCGCGCCGGTGAGCGCCGCATGGTCCTCGGTGAACAGGTTCACCACCCGGAAGCCGGTGGCAGCGTTCACGCGCACCGTGGTGTGCGGATCGGCCATCCACTTCAGCGCCAGTCGCGGTGAGGGAATCACGCCATGTGCACGGTGATGGTCCACGCGCAGCCCCCCCAGCAGCGTGACCGCCGTGCCCAGCGCCAGCTCGTCCTGCGCCAGCACGCCCGGGATCAGCCGCGTGTCGCGGGTGCGCTGCGCCAGCGTGCTGTCCGCATACGCCTGCTCGCGGAGCGTGGCGCCCAGCGTGAGCGCATGCCGGCCCACCTGCGGTGACCACACGCCCTGCGCGAAGAGCACGCGTTGCCGCGCGACGTACGGGGTGCTGCCGTAGTGGCTGTCCTGCCGGTGCAGCGTGGCCGAGACATCCAGCCGCAGCGCCCTGTCCGGCGCGCCGGGCCGCCAGGTGCCCAGCAGCTCCGCACGCCGCGTGCGGATGTACTCCCCGTACACCGTCGACGAGCCCCGGTCCGCCGTCGTCCACGCCTGCACGCCGCCGAAGCGATCCTCGCCGTACAGGCGCGCCATCAGCTCCAGCGGCCGGCTGGCCGGTGTGCCCAGCGCCCACTTGTTCATCACCGAGAGGCGCCGCACGATCGGCAGGTCGGTGAAGCCGTCGGCATTGCGGTCGATGAAGCGCGCATTGCGGCTGCCGCTGATGCTGAGCAGGCTGCCGATGCCGCCGACACGCCGCGCCGCCGCGACCGACACCGTCGCCTCGCCATCGCTGCTCATGAACGCGTTCAGCGCATGCCTCGGCGCCAGCCGTGCGTCCTTCGTGATCACGTTCACGACGCCGCCCATCGCCTCCGACCCGTACAGCGTGGAGCCCGGCCCGCGCACGATCTCGAGCTGCTCGATGAGGGCCGGATCGATGGAGTTCAAGCCATAGACCGAGGCGAGCGCGCCCATCATCGGGGCGCCGTCGATCAGCACCGCCGTGTACGGCCCCTCCATGCCGTTGATGCGGATGCTGTTCGTGAAGCAGACACCGCAATCCACCTGCTGGCTGAGCCCCGGCAGGAACGAGACGTTGTCCATCAGGTTCGCGCTCACGTTGCGCTGCAGGAACGCCGGCGTGACCAGCTCCACCTTCACCGGGGAGTCGCCGAGGTAGCGCTCCTGCATGGTGGCGGTGGTGACGACGGTGCCGAGGAGCGAGGCGGTGGCCGCGAGGTCCACGGCGAGCGTGTCGGCGGCGCCGATGGGCAGGCTGAGCGTCCGGCTGGCCGGCGTGTGCCCGAGCGCGCGCACGCGGACGGTGACGTGTCCCGCGCGGTCGGCGATCCGGAGCCGGAAGATCCCGGCGCTGTCGGAGCGCGTGGAGACGACCGTGCCCGGGACGTCGATCAGGGCGCCGGCAAGCGGCAGCCCGGCGCTGGTCACGCGGCCGGCCAGCACCTGGACGCCGGCCACGGGGACGGTGTCGCGGGTCGCGGACGCAGGGAGCTGTGCAGGGAGCTGTGCGGGCACCTGTGCGCGCAGCGGGCGCACGAGACCGGCCGCGGCGAGCATCACCGAGACCACCACGAGTGCGTCCGTCCGCCTTCCCCTGACACCGGTCATCAGAATCCTTGATTTCGTTGAAACGAAATTCAGGATACCGATCGGCTGTCAACTCCGCAATGGACCACGGTGACGGTCGAGGCTGCCGGACGCGCCAGGGGCGCCGGACCAGTGGCCCGGCGCCCCGATTCCCCTCCCGGCCGCGCCCGACCCCGTCAGGCCACGGTGTTCGCGAGGCTGTGGACGACGGCCGCGACCGCGGCGCGCGCCTCGTCACCCAGCGGCAGCAGCGGAGCGCGCGGGTGGCCGCCGACCATCCCCGCCGCATCCACGGCCGCCTTCAGCCCCGGCACCCCATGCACCGCCGCCACCTCCGCCGTCAGCCGCCGCAGCCCGGCCTGCGCCTCGGCCGCGTCCTCCGGGTGCCCCAGCCCCACCCCGTGCCACACGGCCAGCGCCAGCGTCGGCACGATGCTCGCCGCCGCCAGCACGGCACCGGCGCACCCCTCGCCCAGCGCCTGCGTCAGCGACGGCGCATGCCCCGTCATCACCGCGAACGTCGGCCCCTTCGCCCGCAGGTAGCCCGCGCGCCACTCGGCGTTCCCGCTCGAGTCCTTGATCCCGATGATGTTGTCGTGCCGCGCCAGCTCGCAGACCACGTCGGGATCCAGGTGGTAGTGCATGAAGGCCGGCACCGAGTACAGCACCACCGGCACCGGCGACGCATCCGCCACCGCGAGGTAGTGCGCCCGCTGCGCCGCCGGTGTCATCAGCGCGGTGAAGTAGTGCGGCGCCACCACCAGCACCGCGTCGGCGCCGACCGTTGCCGCGTGCTTCGCGCGGGCGATCGTGTGGCGCGTGCTCTCGGTGCCCACGCCCATCAGCAGGAACCGCGACGCCGGCACCTCGTCACGCACCGCCTGCAGCAGGCCGTCGCGCTCCGTCTGGTCCAGCAGCGCGGCCTCGCCGGTGGAGCCGGCCAGCAGCACCCCGTGCAGTCCCGCGTCCAGCAGCGCACGCACGTTGCGGCGTGCCGAATCGCGGTCGAGCGTGCCGTTCAGGTCGAACGGCGTCACCGCCGCCGCGAACACGCCACCGAGCACTGCGCGGGGATGTGCCATCAGTCCGTGAGTCCCATGCGCTCGTACACCTGGCGCATCGTGTCCTGCGCCGTGGCCCGGGCGCGCGTTGCGCCGTCCGCCAGCACGTCGGTGACGTACGACGGCGTGGCCCCGATCTCGGCTGCCCGGCGCCGGATCGGCACCAGCACCTCCTCCATGCCTTCGGCCAGCACCTTCTTGCACTCGATGCAGCCCCACTTCGCCCCGCGGCAGTTCTCGGCCACGACATCCTGCGTGCCCGCGTCGCTGAAGGCCTTGTGGAGCGAGTAGATGTTGCAGATCTCCGGCGTACCCGGGTCACTCTTGCGCTGGCGCGCCGGGTCGGTCATCGCCGGCCGCAGCTTGTCCCAGATCTGTTCGCGCGTCTCCAGCAGCCCGATGGTGTTGCCCAGCGACTTCGACATCTTCGCCTGCCCGTCCAGCCCCATCAGGCGGCGCACCGGCGTGAGCAGCGCCTGCGGCTCGGGGAAGTAGGGCACGTCCGGGGCGAAGCGCGCGTTCCACCGCCGTGCGACCTCCCGGCTCAGCTCCAGGTGCTGGACCTGGTCCTCGCCCACCGGGACCCGCGTGGCGTGGTAGAGCAGGATGTCCGCCGCCTGCAGCACCGGGTACGTGAGCAGGCCGGTGACCACGCTTTCCTGCCGCGCCGACTTGTCCTTGTACTGCGTCTGCCGCTCCAGCTCACCCAGCGGGGTCACCGTGTTGAAGATCCAGGCCAGTTCCGCGTGCTGCGGCACCGCACTCTGGAAGAACAGCGTGCACCGCTCGGGGTCCAGCCCGGAGGCCAGCAGCGAGACCGCCATCTCGTGGCGGCGGCGCCGCAGGTCGGCAGGCTCGTAGTTTCCGGTGAGCGCATGGAGGTCCACGACGCAGAACCAGGTCGCGTCGCGCCCCTCCTGCAGGCGGACCCAGTTCTGCACGGCTCCCAGGTAGTTGCCGATGTGCAGCTCGCCCGAGGGCTGGATGCCGCTGAAGATTCGAGACATTCCGCCAAACTAACACCCCACGACGATGCACAGCGAACGACGGCCGCAGCCGGCCGGCCCCCTCGAGAGCGACCTGGCGCTGATGCACGAGATCGAGCGCGTCGCGCGGGACGCGGCGGCCTTCATCCGCAGCCACGATCCGCAGCACGCCGCCCTCGCCTGGGACATCAAGGGCGAGAGTGACTTCGTGAGCATCGTGGACCGCGGCACCGAGGCCCTCATCCGCGACGCGCTGGTGCCACCGGGCCGCGCCGCCACGTTCATCGGGGAGGAGAGCGCACCGGAGACACTCGTGGCCGACGGGCTGACCTTCATCGTGGACCCGCTCGACGGCACCACCAACTACCTCCACGGCTTCCCGGCGTACGCGGTCTCGATCGCCGCCATGGTCGACGGACAGGGGGCCGCCGCCTGCGTCCTCGACGTGCCGCGCAACGAGTGCTACACCGCGGTGCGCCACGGCGGCGCCTTCCGCGACGGCGTGCCCATCCACGTCAGCCGCATCACCAACCCCGCCCTCTCACTGATCGCCACGGGGGTGCCCTTCCGGAAGGCCGAGCAGATCGAGCGGTACCTGCAGCAGCTCCCGAAGGTGCTCGCCACCACCAGCGGCATCCGGCGCGCCGGCGCCGCCGCGATCGACCTCGCCCACGTGGCCTGCGGCCGGGTGGACGCGTTCTGGGAGCTGCGCCTGGCCCCGTGGGACGTGGCGGCCGGCCTGTTGCTCGTGCGTGAGGCGGGTGGCATCGTCACGGGGTTCGACGGCGTGGACTCGGTGCCGGCCTTCAGCGGCTACGTGGCCGGCAACCCGGCCATGCACCGCTGGCTCCTCGAGACGGTGGGCTGAGCGCATGGCGATACCGCTGGTGGAGTGCGTGCCGAACTTCTCCGAGGGGCGCGATCCGGCCGTGATCGACGCCATCGCCGCCGCGATCACCGCCGCCGGCGGCCGGGTGCTGGACCACTCGCTGGATCCCTGGCACCACCGCGCCGTGATCACCTTCGTGGCCGGTGTCGACGTGGCAGTGGCGGCGGCATTCGCGGCGATCCGCACCGCGCGCGACCGCATCGACCTCCGCCAGCACGCCGGCGTGCACCCGCGCATCGGGGCCGCCGACGTGGTGCCGTTCATCCCGCTGTCCGGCGCCACCATGGACGACTGTGTGCGCATCGCGCGCACCCTCGCCGATCGCGTCGGCACCGAGCTGCAGCTGCCGGCCTACCTCTACGACCGCGCCGCCCAGCGCGCGGCGTACCGCAACCTCGCCGACGTGCGCGCCGGCGGCACCGCCGCGCTCGAGGCGACCATCGGATCCACACGTCCACCGGACGCCGGTCCCGCCGCCCTGCACCCCACCGCCGGCGCCGTCGCCATCGGGGCCCGCGACTTCCTCGGCGCGTTCAACGTGTACGTCGGGCACGCCGCCCACCTCCCGCAGGCGAAGGCGATCGCCCGCGAGCTTCGCGCCGCCGGCGGCGGCCTGCCCGGCGTGAAGGCGCTCGGCTTGGTGGTGGACGGCCAGGCGCAGGTCTCGATGAACGTCACCGACCTCGCCGCCGTGTCGCTGCACGAGGCCTTCGACGCCGTCGCCCGCGCCGCGGCCGCGCGCGGCATCACCGCCACCCACAGCGAGATCATCGGGCTCGTGCCGCAGCACGAGATCGAGCGCGCGTTCACCGATCGCATCCGCCTGCGCGATGCGCGTGACACGGTGTCGCTGGACCTGCGCATCCACGCCACCCGTGACGTGACCGACCTCTCCGCCACCGCCGATGCCATCGCCGCGCTCGACGCGAGCGAGGCCAGCGGCACGGCCGCGGCGCTCTCGGCGATCCTCGCTGCCGCGACGGTGCGCCTGGCGGCCGGCGTGCATGCCGCCCGACGCGACAGCGAGGCGGCCACCGGCATGGCACGCGCGGTGGATGGCGCACGCACCATCGAGCGCCACCTGCACGCCGCCGCACGGGATGACGCCGCCGCCTGGCAGGGCGTGGTGCGCGCACGGCGCGCGCTGGCCGCCGACCCGCACGCCATGGGAGACCGGCACCGTGCAATAGACGCCGCGCTGCTGGGCGCGAGTGACGTGCCGCTGCGCATTGCGCGCCTCGCCTCCGACACGCTCGCGCTGGCCCTCGAGACGGCCACCGCCGGTGACGCCGTCACCGCCCCGGATGCGTGGGCCGGCGCCTGCATGGCGCATGCGGCGGTGCATGCAGCCCTCGGGCTCCTGCGCGGGAACCTCGCGATGCTCCGCGACCAGGCGCTGTCACATGCCGCACATGCCGAGTCGCGACGGCAGTCACACCGCGCCGACACGCTCCTGGGCGAGGTCCGCACGGCGGTGGGGCACGTCGCGGGACCCGGCTGAGCGCCCTACCGCGCTGCCGCCCGCTCCACCTGCCGCGCGCTCTCGATCACCCCGCGGACCTGCCGCAACCGGTCCTCGCGTCGCGTGATGAGCTGCATGAACAGGAACTGCCCGCCCATCGGTGGCACCCACGCCACGTCCACCCGGTAGAGCCGCGGCGCCTCCCGGAGCAGCGTGGCCTGCACCTTCACCGGCATCCCGCCCACCTCCACCTCGCACGACGCCGCGTTCATGGGGAGCACCGACGGGAAGGTCCAGCTCCCCCCCTTCCACACGTGCATCTCCTCACCGGTGCGCAGCAGGTCGAAGTCGATCTCGTTGATCGACTTGAATTGCGGGATCCAGCGCTCGGGCACCGTGAACGCGAGGTTGTCGAACGGGATCTGCCGCACCGGACCGGCGATGGCCGCATTGGCCGCGTTGCACGGCTGGTCGATCTCGCGCAATGTGCCGCTGGTCCGCGCCGGTGCGGCGGTCAGCGCCCCGTTGCCGACGCTGGTGCGTGCACACCCGAGCATGGTCACCGCGCCCAGGGTCAGCGCAGCAAGGGCAGTCCGTGTCATCGTGCCTCCGTTCTCGCAGGGTCAGGAACCGCCACCATCGCGCAGGTCATTGCCACGCACACTGTCCGCCGGGAATCGCACCGCCTCGACGATCGCCCGCATCTGCCGCAGGTGATCCACGTAGCGGGTCTGGAGCTGCATGTAGAAGCGCTGCCCGTCGATCGGCGGCTCCCATTCCACGTCCACCCGGTACTGCAGGCCAGCCACGCGCGATGCCTGGATCCGGATCGCGGTGTCGCCGCGCGTGATGGTGCAGCGCACCGAGTTCTGGGCCGGCACCGCGGGGAACACGAAGCGCGCCCCACGCCAGACATTGAGCTCGGCGTCGATGCGCGTCAACTGGAGCTCATTCGGCGTGCGCTCCCGGCTGGTCCAGCCCTTCGGGACGGCCAGCACCGCGGGGGCGAGCACGAACCGGTCCACGGGCCCGGTCATGGTGCCGTTCACCGGGTTGCAGGCCTCGTCCAGCGGCGTGCCGAACGGTGCCGGCACATACTGGCGCAGGCACCCGCTCGCACCGGCCACGCACGCCAGGCACAAGAGGGCGAAGGCACGGTGTGACATGATCGCTCCCGGTACCGGTGAGACAGGGCTGCCGCGCCCGCACGCCCCCGTGTAACCCAGGCGCCGCGGCACAGGTTCCGCCGCACCGCACCGGCTACGAATCGATGTTCGTCAGGATGCGTGGGCCGTTGGCCGTCACGGCCACGGTGTGCTCGAAGTGGGCCGAGTACTTGTTGTCGGCGGCCACCATCGTCCACTTGTCGCTCAGCGTGCGGATCGCGGCGGTGCCGATGTTCACCATCGGCTCGATCGCGAGCGTCATCCCCGCCATGAGCTTGGTGCCGCGCTTCGGCTTGCCGTAGTTCGGCACCTGCAGCTCCTCGTGCGGCACGAAGCCGACGCCGTGCCCCACCAGCTCGCGGACCACGGCGAAGCCTGCGGCCTCGACCAGCGTCTGGCAGGCATGGCCGATGTCACCGATGTGGTTGCCCAGCACCGTCGCGTCGATGGCGGCCTGCAGCGAAGCCTTTGTCACGTCCAGCAGGCGCTGGTGGAGCTCACTGATCTGGCCCACCGGATGTGACTGCGCGGCGTCGGTGAACATTCCTTCGTACTTCACGCCGATATCGACGGAGAGGATGTCACCCTCCTTGAGCACGCGCCTGGGTGACGGGATGCCGTGCACGATCTCCTCGTTGATGCTGAGGCAGACCGAGCCGGGGAAGCCGTACAGCCCCTTGAACGCCGGGGTGGCACCGTCGTGGCTGCGGATGAACTCCTCCGCGATGGTGTCGAGCTGCGCCGTGGTGACACCTGGACGGATCGCCGCGCGCACGACGTCGTGCGTGGCGGCGAGGATCCGTCCGCCGCGCGCCA
This is a stretch of genomic DNA from Gemmatimonadaceae bacterium. It encodes these proteins:
- the map gene encoding type I methionyl aminopeptidase, giving the protein MARGGRILAATHDVVRAAIRPGVTTAQLDTIAEEFIRSHDGATPAFKGLYGFPGSVCLSINEEIVHGIPSPRRVLKEGDILSVDIGVKYEGMFTDAAQSHPVGQISELHQRLLDVTKASLQAAIDATVLGNHIGDIGHACQTLVEAAGFAVVRELVGHGVGFVPHEELQVPNYGKPKRGTKLMAGMTLAIEPMVNIGTAAIRTLSDKWTMVAADNKYSAHFEHTVAVTANGPRILTNIDS
- a CDS encoding dihydrodipicolinate synthase family protein, with translation MAHPRAVLGGVFAAAVTPFDLNGTLDRDSARRNVRALLDAGLHGVLLAGSTGEAALLDQTERDGLLQAVRDEVPASRFLLMGVGTESTRHTIARAKHAATVGADAVLVVAPHYFTALMTPAAQRAHYLAVADASPVPVVLYSVPAFMHYHLDPDVVCELARHDNIIGIKDSSGNAEWRAGYLRAKGPTFAVMTGHAPSLTQALGEGCAGAVLAAASIVPTLALAVWHGVGLGHPEDAAEAQAGLRRLTAEVAAVHGVPGLKAAVDAAGMVGGHPRAPLLPLGDEARAAVAAVVHSLANTVA
- a CDS encoding inositol monophosphatase, coding for MHSERRPQPAGPLESDLALMHEIERVARDAAAFIRSHDPQHAALAWDIKGESDFVSIVDRGTEALIRDALVPPGRAATFIGEESAPETLVADGLTFIVDPLDGTTNYLHGFPAYAVSIAAMVDGQGAAACVLDVPRNECYTAVRHGGAFRDGVPIHVSRITNPALSLIATGVPFRKAEQIERYLQQLPKVLATTSGIRRAGAAAIDLAHVACGRVDAFWELRLAPWDVAAGLLLVREAGGIVTGFDGVDSVPAFSGYVAGNPAMHRWLLETVG
- the ftcD gene encoding glutamate formimidoyltransferase; the encoded protein is MAIPLVECVPNFSEGRDPAVIDAIAAAITAAGGRVLDHSLDPWHHRAVITFVAGVDVAVAAAFAAIRTARDRIDLRQHAGVHPRIGAADVVPFIPLSGATMDDCVRIARTLADRVGTELQLPAYLYDRAAQRAAYRNLADVRAGGTAALEATIGSTRPPDAGPAALHPTAGAVAIGARDFLGAFNVYVGHAAHLPQAKAIARELRAAGGGLPGVKALGLVVDGQAQVSMNVTDLAAVSLHEAFDAVARAAAARGITATHSEIIGLVPQHEIERAFTDRIRLRDARDTVSLDLRIHATRDVTDLSATADAIAALDASEASGTAAALSAILAAATVRLAAGVHAARRDSEAATGMARAVDGARTIERHLHAAARDDAAAWQGVVRARRALAADPHAMGDRHRAIDAALLGASDVPLRIARLASDTLALALETATAGDAVTAPDAWAGACMAHAAVHAALGLLRGNLAMLRDQALSHAAHAESRRQSHRADTLLGEVRTAVGHVAGPG
- the trpS gene encoding tryptophan--tRNA ligase → MSRIFSGIQPSGELHIGNYLGAVQNWVRLQEGRDATWFCVVDLHALTGNYEPADLRRRRHEMAVSLLASGLDPERCTLFFQSAVPQHAELAWIFNTVTPLGELERQTQYKDKSARQESVVTGLLTYPVLQAADILLYHATRVPVGEDQVQHLELSREVARRWNARFAPDVPYFPEPQALLTPVRRLMGLDGQAKMSKSLGNTIGLLETREQIWDKLRPAMTDPARQRKSDPGTPEICNIYSLHKAFSDAGTQDVVAENCRGAKWGCIECKKVLAEGMEEVLVPIRRRAAEIGATPSYVTDVLADGATRARATAQDTMRQVYERMGLTD